The following coding sequences lie in one uncultured Flavobacterium sp. genomic window:
- a CDS encoding alpha-L-arabinofuranosidase C-terminal domain-containing protein, whose amino-acid sequence MKSNLITKITLFGVLLSSFFTSAQKNNLQVDASKTITKIQPTMYGVFFEDINFAADGGLYAEMIKNRSFEFLFPMMGWNEPNSDRHKLNQQSGIATVIQYSQKGTNHNYCRVTINDAAGYELINEGFRGMGIKKDLKYNLSLKASKISGNISKIKFQFIDKDNKVLGETSVVPTSVEWSNYTAQLTANATEAKAKLKITFEGNGVIDLDNISLFPEDTWAGRKNGLRKDLVQLLYDLKPGFLRFPGGCIVEGRTLAERYQWKKSVGNVEERETAINRWNMEFAHRPAPDYFQSFGLGFFEYFQLSEDIGASPLPILSCGMACQFNTGQLVPMDQLDPYMQDALDLIEFANGGTETAWGKVRADMGHPKPFNLKFIGVGNEQWGPDYIERFKVFQKAIKSKYPNITIVSGTGPFPDGDFYDYGMKELKQLNAEIVDEHYYKDPAWFRKNVTRYDNYDRKGPKIFAGEYAAQSVAIASPENKNNWECAFSEAAFMTGMERNAEVVQLTSYAPLLAQVEGWQWTPDMIWFNNLQSYGTPNYYVQKLFSNNKGTDLINITKDGKAVTGQNDLFASAVKDVNSKEVILKIVNTSASAQNVSIDVKGAKLDTKGTAVILKGDGINDENSFENPTKISPKESEFKVSGNKVQYGFPAYSVTVLKIKMK is encoded by the coding sequence ATGAAGTCCAATTTAATTACCAAAATAACCCTTTTCGGTGTATTGCTGAGCAGTTTTTTCACTTCGGCACAAAAAAATAATCTTCAGGTTGATGCATCCAAAACAATCACAAAAATTCAGCCCACGATGTACGGAGTATTTTTTGAAGACATCAATTTTGCTGCCGATGGAGGTTTATATGCTGAAATGATCAAAAACAGATCGTTTGAATTTTTATTTCCAATGATGGGATGGAACGAGCCAAACAGCGACCGTCATAAACTAAACCAACAATCCGGAATTGCAACTGTAATTCAGTATTCTCAAAAAGGAACGAATCATAATTACTGCAGAGTAACCATTAATGATGCAGCAGGATATGAGTTGATTAATGAAGGTTTCAGAGGAATGGGAATTAAAAAAGACCTGAAATACAATCTGTCTCTAAAAGCATCTAAAATATCCGGAAACATTTCGAAAATTAAATTTCAGTTTATAGATAAAGACAATAAAGTTTTAGGAGAAACTTCTGTAGTTCCAACATCAGTTGAATGGTCAAATTATACGGCACAGTTAACAGCAAATGCAACAGAAGCTAAAGCTAAACTGAAAATTACTTTTGAAGGAAATGGAGTAATCGATCTGGATAATATTTCCTTATTTCCCGAAGATACCTGGGCAGGAAGAAAAAACGGACTTCGTAAAGATTTAGTGCAATTATTATACGATTTAAAACCGGGATTTTTACGTTTTCCGGGTGGTTGTATTGTTGAAGGAAGAACTTTGGCAGAACGTTATCAATGGAAAAAATCAGTAGGAAATGTTGAAGAAAGAGAAACAGCAATTAACCGTTGGAATATGGAATTTGCACACAGACCAGCGCCGGATTATTTCCAGAGTTTTGGTTTAGGATTCTTCGAATATTTTCAGCTTTCAGAAGATATTGGCGCTTCTCCGCTTCCAATTTTAAGTTGCGGAATGGCATGTCAGTTTAATACAGGGCAATTAGTTCCGATGGATCAGTTAGATCCTTATATGCAGGATGCTTTAGACTTGATTGAATTTGCAAATGGCGGAACAGAAACGGCATGGGGAAAAGTTAGAGCCGATATGGGACATCCAAAACCTTTCAATTTAAAATTTATTGGAGTTGGAAATGAACAATGGGGACCCGATTATATCGAGCGTTTCAAAGTGTTTCAAAAAGCCATCAAATCAAAATATCCAAACATTACCATTGTTTCAGGAACTGGACCTTTTCCTGATGGAGATTTTTATGATTATGGAATGAAAGAATTGAAACAGTTAAACGCTGAAATCGTTGACGAACATTATTATAAAGATCCAGCTTGGTTTCGTAAAAACGTAACGCGCTACGATAATTATGACCGAAAAGGGCCAAAGATTTTTGCAGGAGAATATGCGGCACAAAGTGTTGCGATTGCAAGTCCGGAAAATAAAAACAACTGGGAATGTGCTTTTTCTGAAGCTGCTTTTATGACAGGAATGGAGCGTAATGCTGAGGTTGTTCAATTAACATCTTATGCGCCTTTATTGGCTCAAGTAGAAGGCTGGCAATGGACTCCGGATATGATTTGGTTTAATAATTTACAATCATACGGAACTCCAAACTATTATGTTCAAAAGTTATTTTCAAACAATAAAGGAACAGACTTAATCAACATTACAAAAGACGGAAAAGCAGTTACAGGCCAAAATGATTTGTTTGCATCAGCGGTAAAAGATGTGAATTCTAAAGAAGTAATTCTGAAAATTGTGAATACTTCTGCATCGGCTCAAAATGTATCAATTGATGTAAAAGGAGCAAAATTAGACACAAAAGGAACGGCAGTAATTTTAAAAGGAGACGGAATAAATGACGAGAACTCTTTTGAAAATCCGACTAAAATCAGCCCAAAAGAAAGTGAATTTAAAGTATCTGGAAATAAAGTTCAATATGGTTTTCCGGCATACTCTGTTACCGTTTTGAAAATTAAGATGAAATAA